A single region of the Silene latifolia isolate original U9 population chromosome 8, ASM4854445v1, whole genome shotgun sequence genome encodes:
- the LOC141595507 gene encoding uncharacterized protein LOC141595507, translated as MTIDTTSESSQSSKPAFHPAYSVSNVKNFVPITLETENVHYASWAELFLNTARAFDVADHIAPPEGAVLKKDAQWDRLDAIVKQWIYSTISLDLLHTILEPGASAQQAWDRIKDIFNDNKNSRAVMLEQQFTNIHMDNYPNVSSYCQALKMIADQLSNVGAPVSETRLVLQLVTHLSDGYDGIATIIQQSDPLPLFYKARSMLTLEETRRAKAAAPSSDTTLLSSQGDNGSESGNRSSSHQGKGSSNSTNYNNSKGKNKGNNNRGYYKDKNSGGGNQNGYNKSSSRHGQQQQNTGAPSWTWVPLSPWQPQQQQGWGPPPCPYPTTGWSSHGNSKGILGPKPQQAFVAQPGNIGTTPGAFVPTDIAAAMQTLTLQQPDDNYYMDTGASSHMTSHAGTLSSYSSLSGNRHIIVGNGNTIPIVGYGTASFPSPHHSLLLKNVLHVPNIIKNLVSVRKFTTDNRVSVEFDPFGFTVKDLKTGMPIMRSHSTGDLYPIFASQTAPKPSLLSSYGLLKAAADKANVLRLMIGATELLLTLDDHK; from the exons ATGACAATCGACACAACCAGTGAATCCTCCCAATCTTCCAAACCAGCCTTTCATCCTGCTTACTCCGTTTCCAATGTCAAAAATTTCGTCCCAATCACCCTTGAAACCGAAAACGTTCATTATGCATCGTGGGCAGAATTGTTTCTCAACACAGCACGAGCATTCGATGTCGCTGATCACATCGCTCCTCCTGAGGGCGCTGTTCTCAAAAAGGATGCTCAATGGGATCGTCTTGATGCCATTGTCAAGCAATGGATTTACAGTACCATATCCCTTGATCTCCTACACACAATCCTCGAACCAGGCGCCTCTGCCCAACAAGCTTGGGATCGCATCAAAGACATATTCAACGACAATAAGAATTCCCGTGCCGTCATGCTTGAACAACAATTCACCAATATTCACATGGATAACTACCCAAATGTGTCGTCTTACTGTCAGGCTCTCAAAATGATCGCTGATCAGCTCTCTAATGTCGGAGCCCCGGTTTCTGAAACGCGTCTTGTGTTGCAACTTGTTACTCATCTCTCTGATGGCTACGATGGGATCGCCACCATTATTCAACAAAGCGACCCACTTCCGCTATTCTACAAAGCCCGATCAATGCTCACTTTGGAGGAGACCAGGCGTGCTAAGGCTGCTGCTCCCTCCTCTGACACGACACTCTTGTCTTCTCAGGGGGACAATGGTTCTGAGTCGGGTAATCGATCTTCGTCACATCAAGGTAAGGGTTCCTCCAATTCCACTAATTATAATAATTCCAAGGGAAAGAACAAAGGGAATAATAACAGGGGATATTATAAAGACAAAAATAGTGGAGGAGGAAATCAGAATGGCTACAACAAATCGTCTTCACGCCATGGCCAGCAGCAGCAGAACACCGGTGCACCATCCTGGACGTGGGTCCCACTCTCACCTTGGCAGCCGCAGCAGCAGCAAGGGTGGGGACCACCTCCCTGTCCTTACCCCACCACGGGGTGGTCTTCTCACGGCAACTCCAAGGGTATCCTTGGACCCAAGCCGCAGCAAGCTTTTGTTGCTCAACCAGGCAATATTGGAACAACTCCAGGGGCTTTCGTTCCGACCGATATCGCAGCAGCTATGCAGACTCTTACCCTTCAACAACCAGACGATAATTATTATATGGATACAGGGGCTTCGTCACACATGACTTCTCATGCGGGTACGCTCTCTTCTTATTCTTCTTTGAGTGGCAATCGTCATATAATTGTCGGTAATGGTAACACGATTCCGATTGTTGGTTATGGTACTGCCTCGTTCCCATCCCCACATCATTCTCTTCTTTTAAAAAATGTTTTACACGTACCTAATATTATTAAGAACCTTGTGTCAGTCCGAAAATTCACTACCGACAATCGAGTGTCTGTTGAGTTTGATCCGTTTGGTTTTACTGTGAAGGATCTCAAGACGGGGATGCCGATTATGAGAAGCCATAGCACGGGTGACCTCTACCCCATCTTTGCGTCTCAAACCGCACCCAAACCATCTTTGTT AAGCTCATATGGACTTCTAAAAGCTGCTGCTGATAAAGCCAATGTATTACGTCTTATGATTGGCGCAACAGAG CTTCTTCTAACACTAGATGATCATAAGTAA
- the LOC141595508 gene encoding F-box/LRR-repeat protein At3g59190-like: MRPPMKLVKHVEDPISKDCLDRISNLPDELLGHLLSFLPTRCAVRTSTLSTRWRYLFTLTTSLSFDDASCFSLPGRNAVIEATRKFKLFVDKVLELPQISPINKFTLLCKCTYDNSDLNRWISVAVQKGVQDLHYKFLDQDDYCLPEVSFMCETLVSLTISSFENLFQTPPSVSLPNLKILNLDRIIFTDFNSMERLFYSCESLEELTLECCACDAHGHAIYRTGILKVLAVEECSFLLGTFEIDAPNLAYLTYSSNIGVKIVPSWKYSCSFIQKN; encoded by the coding sequence ATGAGACCACCTATGAAGCTTGTTAAACATGTAGAAGACCCGATAAGTAAGGATTGTTTGGATAGGATCAGCAATTTACCGGATGAACTACTTGGTCACCTGCTTTCCTTTTTGCCAACACGGTGTGCCGTGAGAACAAGTACCTTATCAACCAGATGGCGCTACCTTTTTACTTTAACAACTAGCCTTTCTTTTGATGATGCATCATGTTTTAGTCTTCCGGGAAGAAATGCGGTTATAGAAGCAACTCGAAAGTTTAAGCTGTTTGTTGATAAAGTATTGGAATTGCCCCAAATCTCACCCATCAACAAATTTACTTTACTTTGTAAATGCACCTATGATAATTCTGATTTGAATCGATGGATTAGTGTTGCGGTACAAAAGGGTGTTCAAGATCTTCATTATAAGTTTCTCGATCAGGATGATTATTGTTTGCCTGAAGTTTCCTTCATGTGTGAAACACTAGTAAGTTTGACAATATCAAGTTTTGAGAATCTCTTCCAAACTCCTCCATCAGTCTCGTTGCCGAATCTCAAGATTCTTAATCTGGATAGGATCATATTCACTGATTTTAATTCTATGGAAAGATTGTTTTATAGCTGTGAATCGCTTGAAGAATTGACTCTCGAGTGTTGCGCCTGTGACGCTCATGGTCATGCTATCTATCGTACTGGAATACTCAAAGTTTTAGCAGTAGAAGAGTGCAGCTTTCTACTTGGTACATTTGAGATTGATGCCCCTAATCTGGCATATTTAACTTACAGTTCAAATATTGGTGTAAAAATTGTTCCGTCGTGGAAATATTCGTGCTCTTTTATCCAAAAGAACTAA